The following are encoded together in the Phaseolus vulgaris cultivar G19833 chromosome 9, P. vulgaris v2.0, whole genome shotgun sequence genome:
- the LOC137820308 gene encoding V-type proton ATPase subunit E-like, translating to MNDADVSKQIQQMVRFIRQEAEEKANEISVSAEEEFNIEKLQLVEAEKKKIRQEYERKERQVEIRKKIEYSMQLNASRIKVLQAQDDVIGSMKEAASKELLSVSHHHHLTLTHHDHVYRNLLKDLIVQCLLRLKEPSVLLRCRKEDLHLVEHVLDSAAQEYADKANVDPPEIIVDNQVYLPPGPSHHNAHDISCSGGVVLASHDGKIVCENTLDARLDVMFRKKLPEIRKQLFGQVVA from the exons ATGAACGACGCAGATGTCTCTAAGCAAATCCAGCAAATGGTGAGGTTCATCCGCCAGGAAGCAGAGGAAAAAGCTAACGAGATCTCTGTCTCCGCCGAGGAG GAATTCAATATCGAGAAGTTGCAGTTGGTTGAAGCCGAAAAGAAGAAGATCAGGCAAGAGTACGAACGCAAAGAGCGCCAAGTCGAAATTCGGAAGAAGAT TGAGTACTCGATGCAGCTGAATGCTTCTCGTATTAAAGTTCTTCAAGCTCAAGATGATGTGATCGGTTCCATGAAAGAAGCTGCTTCCAAGGAACTTTTGAGTGTGAGTCATCATCATCATTTGACTTTGACTCATCACGATCATGTGTACAGAAACCTTTTGAAAGATCTCATTGTTCAG TGTTTGCTAAGACTGAAAGAACCTTCTGTCTTATTGAGATGTCGGAAAGAGGATCTGCACTTGGTTGAGCATGTGCTGGATTCTGCTGCACAGGAGTATGCTGATAAAGCAAATGTTGATCCCCCAGAGATCATTGTTGACAACCAAGTCTACCTTCCACCTGGACCCAGTCATCACAATGCTCATGATATCTCCTG TTCTGGTGGGGTGGTGCTGGCTTCTCATGATGGAAAGATTGTGTGTGAGAATACTCTTGATGCGCGACTAGATGTAATGTTCCGTAAAAAGCTTCCTGAg ATTCGAAAGCAGCTCTTTGGACAAGTTGTTGCTTGA